One genomic window of Vibrio natriegens NBRC 15636 = ATCC 14048 = DSM 759 includes the following:
- a CDS encoding HD domain-containing protein has protein sequence MTSLSQVEPLFLEFMQQEMQIDAAHDLSHVKRVAKTAKKLAEQEGAQLEVVLPAAYLHDCFTYPKDHPNRKQSSAIAAKKAIAFLESIDYPRHFHDDIAHAIEAHSFSANIRPNTLEAKIVQDADRLDALGAIGVTRCIQVSTQFEAKLYDHQDMFAEERELDDQQFTLDHFQTKLFRIVDTMNTTSAKEEAQRRKAFMQSYLGQLREEVAE, from the coding sequence ATGACGTCATTAAGCCAAGTAGAACCCCTATTTCTAGAATTCATGCAGCAAGAAATGCAAATTGATGCCGCTCACGATCTCAGCCACGTAAAGCGTGTCGCCAAAACAGCTAAAAAGCTCGCTGAGCAAGAGGGAGCTCAATTGGAAGTCGTATTGCCCGCTGCCTATTTGCATGACTGCTTTACTTACCCAAAAGATCACCCTAACCGTAAGCAAAGCTCCGCGATTGCAGCTAAAAAGGCCATCGCATTTTTGGAAAGTATCGACTACCCACGTCATTTCCACGACGATATCGCCCACGCGATAGAAGCACACAGTTTCAGCGCTAATATTCGTCCCAACACATTAGAAGCCAAGATTGTGCAGGATGCTGATCGTCTGGATGCTCTGGGTGCAATTGGCGTAACACGCTGCATTCAGGTCAGTACTCAGTTCGAGGCCAAACTGTATGATCATCAAGATATGTTTGCGGAAGAACGCGAACTGGATGATCAACAATTTACTCTGGATCATTTTCAAACCAAGCTATTTAGAATCGTCGATACCATGAACACCACCTCCGCTAAAGAGGAGGCACAAAGACGCAAAGCATTTATGCAAAGCTATCTAGGTCAATTACGCGAAGAGGTCGCAGAGTAA
- a CDS encoding glyceraldehyde-3-phosphate dehydrogenase, which translates to MSPEKYLQDWQTSQTIAESISPLIGKLYREKGIEVVLFGKTLINATTIDILKTHRVARRYTGSPLSLEQTMPIIEALCEMSISSSRVDIGHLATKYWNEHEDTSSLNDFLQTALQGARDADSSLKARDVVLYGFGRIGRLLTRLLIEKSGPGYPLRLRAIVVRGGKKGDLEKRASLLRRDSVHGQFNGSIIIDEERKALIVNGNFIQIIYANNPSEVDYTAYGINNALVVDNTGVWRDAEGLSQHLACNGAQKVLLTAPGKGDIKNVVFGVNESVIQEEDTIISAASCTTNAITPVLKALNDKYGVLSGHIETVHSYTNDQNLIDNFHSGDRRGRSASLNMVLTSTGAAKAVAKALPELAGKLTGNAIRVPTPNVSMAVANLNLGEDVDRDSLNDYLREMALNSELSAQIDYTDSTEIVSTDLVGSRHPGVVDGQATIAQDKRCVLYIWYDNEFGYSCQVVHCMEQMMGVRYQTFPR; encoded by the coding sequence ATGAGTCCAGAGAAATATCTCCAAGACTGGCAAACTAGCCAAACGATTGCTGAATCTATCTCCCCTCTAATCGGTAAGCTGTATCGTGAAAAAGGAATCGAAGTGGTTCTGTTCGGTAAGACGCTTATCAACGCCACAACTATCGACATTCTCAAAACTCACCGCGTAGCAAGACGATACACTGGAAGCCCTCTTTCTCTAGAGCAAACAATGCCTATCATTGAAGCACTATGTGAAATGAGCATTTCGTCTAGCCGCGTTGATATTGGTCATCTGGCAACTAAGTATTGGAATGAGCACGAAGACACTTCTTCACTAAATGATTTCCTACAAACAGCACTTCAAGGTGCTCGTGATGCAGATTCTTCTCTGAAAGCTCGCGATGTGGTTCTTTACGGTTTTGGTCGCATCGGGCGTCTACTAACTCGTCTTCTTATTGAAAAGAGCGGCCCTGGTTACCCACTAAGACTTCGTGCAATCGTTGTACGTGGTGGTAAAAAAGGCGACTTAGAGAAGCGTGCTAGCCTACTTCGTCGTGACTCGGTACACGGTCAATTCAATGGTAGCATCATCATTGATGAAGAGCGCAAAGCACTGATTGTGAACGGTAACTTCATTCAAATCATCTACGCAAACAACCCAAGCGAAGTTGACTACACCGCTTACGGCATTAACAACGCACTTGTTGTAGACAACACAGGCGTTTGGCGTGATGCAGAAGGTCTAAGCCAGCACCTAGCATGTAACGGCGCACAGAAAGTACTTCTGACTGCACCAGGTAAAGGCGATATCAAGAACGTTGTATTTGGTGTAAACGAATCTGTGATTCAAGAAGAAGACACCATCATCTCAGCAGCAAGCTGTACAACAAACGCGATTACACCAGTACTGAAAGCGTTGAACGATAAGTACGGTGTACTTTCAGGCCACATCGAAACGGTTCACTCTTACACTAACGACCAAAACCTGATCGATAACTTCCACTCAGGCGATCGCCGTGGGCGTAGTGCATCTCTGAACATGGTTCTGACTTCAACTGGCGCAGCAAAAGCAGTAGCAAAAGCACTGCCAGAGCTAGCTGGTAAGCTAACAGGTAACGCGATTCGCGTACCTACGCCAAACGTTTCAATGGCAGTTGCAAACCTAAACCTAGGTGAAGACGTGGATCGTGATTCACTGAACGACTACCTACGTGAAATGGCTCTGAATTCTGAGCTATCAGCACAGATTGATTACACAGACTCAACTGAAATCGTTTCAACAGACTTAGTTGGTTCTCGTCACCCTGGTGTAGTGGATGGTCAAGCGACTATCGCACAAGACAAGCGTTGTGTACTGTACATCTGGTACGACAACGAATTCGGTTACAGCTGCCAAGTTGTGCACTGTATGGAACAAATGATGGGTGTTCGTTACCAAACATTCCCTCGATAG
- a CDS encoding PLP-dependent aminotransferase family protein yields the protein MDGSGLSLIDVGDLCVSSANGTLQQSVFFAIREKIVKGLWPKNGKLPSTRKLSQELSLSRNTVISAYEQLVAEGYLISQQGSGFYVAVELPEQYLPEKVSVKSAKAPLIKYDINAPFAPGVPDLAAFPSARWQKYLNRHLTRTSLLGNQYIQGSWSLRCALSAYLASSRSVNCTPERIIITSGAQQALSIATMATLNRGDKVLMEQPGYAQMRKLIQFQQYQFEPLLVKEKYGFDIDVVTSSDADALYITPSNQYPMGTTLNTEQRGKIIDWAVQNSSWILEDDYDSEFQFAHRPYTSLQGLAAQMGRDDRVLYVGSFSKVMFNGLRLGYLVVPEALVDKCLMVKDALSGDSPSHVQEAMADFIAEGSLLRHIRKMRRVYKAKHEQMCLSIQAHFGSKVSVISQAAGLHITLKWRTGIDELTWTKRAENDGIVLRPLSYYEHPSYQDRDWNGVVLGYGNVALKEIDPLVQRLSELF from the coding sequence ATGGATGGATCCGGTTTGTCTTTGATTGATGTGGGTGATTTATGTGTAAGTTCAGCCAATGGAACGCTGCAGCAATCGGTGTTTTTTGCGATTCGGGAAAAGATCGTCAAAGGTCTTTGGCCTAAAAATGGAAAGTTGCCTTCCACACGTAAACTATCTCAAGAACTCAGTCTGAGCAGAAATACGGTTATATCGGCATACGAGCAATTAGTTGCGGAAGGGTATCTGATTAGCCAGCAGGGCTCAGGATTTTATGTCGCAGTAGAATTACCCGAACAGTATTTGCCGGAAAAGGTGTCGGTTAAGTCCGCCAAAGCTCCTTTAATAAAATATGACATTAACGCGCCATTTGCCCCTGGAGTTCCGGACTTGGCCGCGTTTCCTAGCGCCCGATGGCAGAAGTATCTGAATCGTCATCTGACGCGGACGTCTTTGCTTGGTAATCAATATATCCAAGGAAGCTGGTCACTTCGTTGTGCTTTATCGGCTTATTTAGCTTCAAGCCGTTCGGTTAATTGTACCCCTGAACGAATCATCATTACTTCTGGAGCTCAGCAAGCGCTGAGTATTGCAACAATGGCAACTCTGAATCGAGGCGACAAGGTATTGATGGAGCAACCTGGCTACGCTCAAATGCGCAAGTTAATTCAGTTTCAGCAGTATCAATTCGAACCACTGTTGGTGAAGGAAAAGTATGGATTCGATATTGATGTGGTAACGAGCAGTGATGCGGATGCTCTCTACATCACACCAAGTAATCAGTACCCAATGGGCACCACTTTGAATACCGAACAGAGAGGGAAGATCATCGATTGGGCTGTTCAGAATTCATCCTGGATTTTAGAAGACGACTACGACAGTGAATTTCAGTTCGCCCATCGTCCGTATACCAGTCTACAAGGGTTAGCCGCACAAATGGGTAGGGATGATCGCGTTCTCTACGTTGGCTCTTTCAGCAAAGTTATGTTTAACGGTTTAAGGCTCGGATATCTTGTGGTTCCAGAAGCGCTGGTAGATAAATGTTTGATGGTGAAAGATGCGTTAAGTGGCGATTCTCCCAGCCACGTCCAAGAGGCAATGGCTGATTTTATTGCTGAAGGGAGTTTGCTGCGCCATATCCGTAAAATGCGACGGGTTTACAAAGCGAAACATGAGCAGATGTGCCTCTCAATCCAAGCACATTTTGGAAGCAAAGTAAGCGTCATAAGTCAGGCTGCCGGACTGCATATAACATTAAAATGGCGAACGGGCATTGATGAACTGACATGGACGAAACGCGCCGAAAATGACGGCATCGTATTACGTCCATTAAGTTATTACGAGCACCCAAGCTACCAAGATCGTGATTGGAATGGCGTGGTGCTCGGTTATGGCAACGTGGCTTTAAAAGAAATTGATCCGCTTGTACAACGTTTGTCTGAGCTGTTTTAA
- a CDS encoding pyridoxamine 5'-phosphate oxidase family protein, with product MLSSTKRTQIKKGAHKAVSEVEKLHAIIDESLIAHIAITNESGPVVIPMLAWRVGEFVYIHGANNSRLLRTLKQGDQTCLTFTLFDGWVLARSAFHHSAHYRSAVVFGQFEIVPDNQEKNDLLNHFIEQIAPGRTEQIRLSSEKELSATMLLRISLKEASVKISNFGVNDDAEDMDIPVWAGVLPYRTVVGPLETSPDLYDEIATPDYSSAYSNRWHSSETEN from the coding sequence ATGTTATCAAGTACGAAAAGAACACAAATAAAGAAAGGCGCACATAAGGCGGTCTCCGAAGTTGAAAAACTGCATGCGATTATCGATGAAAGTTTGATTGCCCATATCGCGATCACCAATGAGTCAGGGCCGGTGGTGATTCCGATGCTGGCCTGGCGTGTGGGAGAGTTTGTCTATATTCATGGCGCGAACAACAGCAGGCTGCTGCGTACACTCAAACAAGGCGATCAAACCTGTCTCACTTTTACACTGTTCGATGGATGGGTACTGGCTCGCTCTGCGTTTCACCATAGTGCGCACTACCGCAGTGCCGTTGTATTTGGCCAATTTGAAATCGTGCCAGATAACCAAGAAAAAAATGATTTGTTGAACCATTTCATTGAGCAAATCGCACCAGGTAGAACCGAACAGATCAGGCTGAGCAGTGAAAAAGAGCTGAGCGCAACCATGCTGCTGCGTATCTCGCTTAAAGAAGCGTCTGTGAAGATAAGTAATTTTGGGGTGAATGATGATGCTGAGGATATGGATATTCCGGTCTGGGCCGGCGTACTGCCTTACCGAACTGTCGTTGGCCCTCTGGAAACCAGCCCAGATCTGTACGATGAAATTGCTACGCCGGATTACAGCAGTGCGTATTCAAATCGTTGGCATAGTTCTGAAACTGAAAACTAA
- the yjeH gene encoding L-methionine/branched-chain amino acid transporter, with translation MEQLKKDISLISGIAQLSTTLMGTGLFMIPAIAAGIAGHFSLWAWILLFAAICPIALTFAQLGKRYPNAGGTAFFVRKAFNAKLESSVAWLFVSVIPVGIPAAIALAAGFLKQLLPEPLNNDLFAQVLTIALLILVNLLGTKSSGRLQTVIALSVFALVGAFLWKGEISSVDLTMPAVTTDSIWPITSALAVMFWCFVGIEAFAHMGEEFKNPQRDFPIAIIVGCFVAGATYWACSVVILKFGAYGTPQFDNASIPWLSAQLLGDSAKWIISVIGFSACFASVNLYTQSLSRMVWSQAREYRPDSKLAKVSHRGVPSSATLLVGFILFVSCVAGTLSQLDLEFFLKLANSIFVLVYLLAMLAAYKLLQGVGKALAGISLILCTGVFICLGWSMLYALTIFVLLSLPWKQLRSKRESKVIE, from the coding sequence ATGGAACAGCTCAAAAAAGACATCTCACTTATATCCGGCATCGCCCAACTTTCCACCACATTGATGGGCACAGGTCTATTTATGATACCGGCGATTGCGGCAGGTATTGCAGGGCATTTTTCACTCTGGGCATGGATATTACTGTTCGCGGCAATTTGCCCGATTGCTCTGACGTTTGCTCAATTAGGTAAGCGATATCCCAACGCTGGCGGCACCGCTTTCTTTGTCCGAAAGGCCTTTAATGCAAAATTAGAAAGTAGTGTTGCCTGGCTGTTTGTCAGTGTGATCCCGGTGGGGATCCCAGCAGCTATCGCACTTGCCGCGGGTTTTCTCAAACAACTTCTGCCTGAGCCACTAAACAATGACTTATTCGCTCAAGTACTCACCATCGCGCTGCTGATATTGGTTAACTTGCTAGGAACAAAGTCATCAGGGCGTTTGCAAACAGTGATCGCACTGAGTGTATTTGCGCTGGTTGGTGCATTTCTATGGAAAGGAGAAATCAGCAGTGTTGATCTAACCATGCCTGCCGTCACAACCGACTCGATTTGGCCTATTACTTCAGCGCTTGCTGTGATGTTTTGGTGTTTTGTCGGCATAGAAGCATTTGCACACATGGGTGAAGAGTTTAAGAACCCACAACGCGACTTTCCTATCGCGATTATTGTCGGATGTTTCGTTGCTGGCGCAACCTATTGGGCATGTTCGGTTGTGATATTAAAGTTTGGCGCTTATGGCACCCCTCAGTTTGATAACGCCTCCATACCTTGGCTAAGTGCGCAGCTACTGGGAGACAGTGCCAAATGGATCATCAGCGTGATCGGCTTTTCTGCTTGTTTTGCCAGTGTCAATTTATACACTCAAAGCTTGTCCCGAATGGTCTGGAGTCAAGCTCGTGAATATCGTCCAGACAGCAAACTGGCGAAAGTCTCGCATCGGGGCGTTCCTTCCTCTGCAACATTGCTGGTTGGCTTCATCCTGTTTGTGTCCTGTGTGGCAGGTACACTATCTCAACTTGATTTAGAGTTTTTCCTTAAACTCGCGAACAGCATTTTTGTGCTGGTTTATCTGCTTGCCATGCTCGCGGCATACAAGCTGCTGCAAGGCGTTGGCAAAGCTCTGGCTGGAATTTCTCTGATTCTTTGCACTGGCGTCTTTATCTGCTTAGGTTGGTCCATGCTGTATGCGCTAACGATTTTTGTCCTGCTGTCATTGCCATGGAAGCAATTAAGATCAAAACGCGAATCAAAAGTGATTGAATAA
- a CDS encoding ABC1 kinase family protein yields MSDKEKNLPTHRISRFGKFASLATRVAGNVLAEGTKQLAKGNKPKAKDLLLTPQNITRLTDQLAHLRGAAMKLGQMLSMDAGDILEPELADILSRLRSNADPMPAKQLNGVMENALGPNWKSEFLAFNFKPIASASIGQVHQAYSDAGDKLAVKVQYPGIRKSINSDVDNVGTLLKVVGLIPESVDYKGLLEEAKKQLHDEANYLREAQFAIRYYEALKAHPHFVVPKIHPESSSQSVLAMEYIEGVPVDTIVNADQSTRDAVMHNLLELLFRELFDFKMVQTDPNFANYLYLEETKQIGLLDFGATREYSEKFSSGYRQAFSAVINHDEQSLNEALEKIGFFSQDILPEQRKAIWELVKMACEPMLVDQDYDFKASGLAQRLRDAGKILSMEQDYWHTPPADAIFLHRKIAGMYLLAARIGAKVNIRKLVQPYLNIKVE; encoded by the coding sequence ATGTCAGACAAGGAAAAAAACTTACCTACGCATCGCATTTCCAGATTCGGTAAATTTGCTTCTCTTGCTACAAGAGTCGCCGGAAATGTGCTTGCTGAAGGTACTAAACAACTCGCCAAGGGCAACAAACCTAAAGCGAAAGACCTCCTGTTGACGCCTCAAAACATCACCAGACTGACCGATCAGCTTGCTCATTTACGCGGTGCCGCGATGAAACTCGGACAAATGTTGTCGATGGATGCGGGTGATATCCTCGAACCCGAGTTAGCCGATATTCTCTCAAGGTTGCGCTCTAATGCCGATCCAATGCCAGCCAAGCAGTTAAACGGCGTCATGGAAAACGCACTTGGTCCGAATTGGAAATCAGAGTTTCTTGCTTTCAACTTCAAGCCGATCGCCAGCGCTTCCATAGGACAAGTACATCAGGCATACAGTGATGCGGGCGACAAGCTTGCGGTGAAAGTCCAATACCCTGGTATTCGCAAAAGCATCAACAGTGACGTCGACAACGTTGGCACACTGCTTAAAGTCGTGGGTCTGATACCAGAATCTGTAGACTATAAAGGGCTGTTAGAAGAAGCGAAAAAACAGCTTCACGATGAAGCCAATTATTTACGTGAAGCACAGTTCGCCATACGTTATTACGAGGCACTAAAAGCACACCCGCACTTTGTTGTGCCAAAAATTCACCCAGAAAGCTCTTCACAATCAGTATTAGCGATGGAATATATCGAAGGGGTCCCAGTGGATACCATCGTAAACGCTGACCAAAGTACCCGTGATGCCGTCATGCACAACCTGCTCGAACTGCTTTTCCGCGAGCTATTCGACTTCAAAATGGTTCAGACCGACCCAAACTTTGCCAACTATTTATATCTTGAAGAAACCAAGCAAATCGGTCTGTTAGATTTTGGTGCCACTCGTGAATACAGTGAAAAATTCAGTTCTGGATATCGTCAGGCGTTCTCCGCGGTTATTAACCATGACGAACAAAGCCTGAACGAAGCTCTGGAGAAGATTGGTTTTTTCAGTCAAGACATCCTGCCAGAACAGAGAAAAGCAATTTGGGAACTGGTCAAGATGGCATGTGAACCCATGTTAGTTGATCAAGACTATGACTTTAAAGCCAGCGGCCTTGCTCAGAGGTTACGTGACGCAGGTAAGATCCTCAGCATGGAGCAGGATTACTGGCACACGCCACCAGCGGATGCCATTTTCCTTCACCGAAAAATAGCGGGGATGTATCTGCTGGCGGCACGAATTGGTGCCAAAGTGAACATTCGCAAATTAGTACAGCCTTATCTCAATATCAAAGTCGAGTAG
- a CDS encoding magnesium transporter, whose protein sequence is MSKFQDLSILIQQIGQAEEADQVATLNASIEEGLDPGSIALILEAFTINDRVRLWRALPLELHIDVLTEMRADVRFSIINALSEVELKLTLAKLDNLSLIEWADSLPEEIINEALALIEKDELELYDQANAYEDEEIGRWADRKIVTLPFNITVGTAKQLMDRYSYDMPQQVYLINRNKQFRGTVNYFEILRSDSDVRLKSLSIEAVTVLDSKMSLPEAVEALEHSTLSALPVTDADQTLIGEVDWQFALSTQREIYEARLMAGTGMDEGDDLFAPVIKSSQKRGVWLGINLMTAILASVTIGLFEDVIAQVVALAVLMPIVASMGGIAGSQTLTLMVRAMALNQITPGNRFKLLKNELGIGSLNGIAWAVIIGGLAGLWFQSAILGGTIALAIVVNIITAAVFGVLIPIILDKLELDPALAGSVILTTVTDVVGFFAFLGTASLVLL, encoded by the coding sequence GTGAGCAAGTTTCAAGATCTCTCCATTCTCATACAACAAATTGGGCAAGCTGAAGAAGCGGATCAAGTCGCAACACTCAATGCGTCAATCGAAGAGGGTTTAGACCCCGGTTCCATCGCCCTGATTCTGGAAGCTTTCACCATCAATGATCGTGTTCGGTTATGGAGAGCGCTACCGCTAGAACTACATATTGATGTGCTGACTGAAATGCGTGCTGACGTGCGCTTTTCGATCATCAATGCACTATCCGAAGTCGAACTAAAACTGACGCTCGCCAAGCTAGACAACCTTTCTCTGATCGAGTGGGCAGACTCACTGCCAGAAGAAATCATTAATGAAGCACTGGCATTAATCGAGAAAGACGAGTTAGAGCTTTACGATCAAGCCAATGCTTATGAAGATGAAGAGATTGGCCGTTGGGCAGATCGAAAAATCGTTACCTTACCTTTTAACATTACGGTTGGTACTGCCAAGCAATTGATGGATCGTTACAGCTACGACATGCCGCAGCAGGTCTATTTGATTAACCGTAATAAACAGTTTCGTGGCACGGTTAACTATTTCGAAATTTTGCGTAGTGACTCCGATGTACGCTTGAAAAGCCTTTCGATAGAAGCAGTGACGGTCCTCGACAGTAAAATGTCGCTACCTGAAGCGGTAGAGGCGCTGGAGCATAGTACCCTTTCCGCTTTACCAGTAACCGATGCCGACCAAACATTGATCGGCGAAGTGGACTGGCAATTTGCCCTGAGTACTCAACGTGAAATCTACGAAGCCCGCTTGATGGCGGGTACCGGTATGGATGAAGGCGACGACTTATTTGCTCCGGTGATTAAAAGCTCCCAGAAACGTGGTGTGTGGTTAGGGATTAACTTAATGACTGCCATATTAGCCTCCGTCACGATTGGGCTATTTGAAGACGTGATCGCCCAAGTAGTGGCGCTGGCGGTATTAATGCCGATTGTCGCATCAATGGGTGGTATTGCGGGTAGCCAGACACTTACGCTAATGGTTCGCGCGATGGCACTGAATCAGATCACGCCCGGAAACCGTTTCAAGCTACTTAAAAACGAGTTGGGTATTGGCTCTCTAAACGGCATAGCGTGGGCAGTGATCATTGGTGGTTTGGCAGGATTATGGTTCCAATCCGCGATTCTTGGCGGAACCATTGCTCTGGCTATCGTCGTCAATATCATCACCGCAGCTGTGTTCGGTGTGTTGATTCCAATAATCTTGGACAAGTTAGAATTAGACCCAGCACTTGCGGGGTCGGTGATTTTGACTACCGTAACTGACGTTGTTGGCTTTTTTGCCTTTTTAGGCACCGCTAGCCTGGTTTTGTTGTAG
- a CDS encoding LysE family translocator, which yields MTLTVWLSLFTVCLLGAMSPGPSLAIVAKHALAGGRLNGLATAWAHAFGIGIYAFITLIGLAVVLQQSPLLFKAISLAGAAYLAYLGFNALRSKGGVAAKLESGQETTVAQSAREGFFISILSPKIALFFIALFSQFVALGNDLSNQMIIVATPFIVDGLWYTFITIVLSSSRVVDRIRSKAVLIDRLSGVVLMLLALRVVVTI from the coding sequence ATGACACTAACAGTTTGGCTATCACTTTTTACCGTATGTTTGTTGGGCGCTATGTCTCCAGGGCCTAGTTTGGCGATTGTCGCTAAACACGCTTTGGCTGGTGGCCGTCTTAATGGGTTGGCGACAGCGTGGGCACACGCATTTGGTATCGGGATATATGCATTTATTACTCTGATCGGTTTGGCTGTGGTTTTACAGCAAAGCCCGCTACTGTTTAAAGCGATCAGCTTGGCGGGGGCAGCGTACTTGGCCTATTTGGGGTTTAATGCTCTGCGTTCGAAAGGCGGTGTAGCGGCTAAGCTTGAATCTGGGCAGGAAACCACCGTTGCACAGTCGGCAAGAGAAGGCTTTTTTATCTCTATTCTCAGTCCTAAAATTGCACTGTTCTTTATCGCTTTATTTAGCCAGTTCGTTGCTCTGGGTAATGATCTGAGTAATCAAATGATCATTGTTGCTACGCCGTTTATCGTTGACGGTTTGTGGTACACGTTCATTACTATCGTACTCTCCAGCTCGCGAGTGGTTGATCGTATTCGCTCAAAAGCGGTGTTGATCGATCGCTTGTCTGGCGTCGTGCTTATGTTGTTGGCTCTGCGCGTGGTTGTAACGATATAA
- a CDS encoding Lrp/AsnC family transcriptional regulator → MDKFDHKIIDILRHNARLSVTEIAEKVNLSRSAVTARIRKLENDKVILGYHAEIASNEGDSICAYFALKFDTSTSTYYCESYANELYKIDGVKWCHAISGETDMMVFVEVPNMNRLNEVRDQIQRFPELRHLMTHTVLTEFFNTTGNKFVK, encoded by the coding sequence ATGGACAAGTTTGATCACAAGATCATAGATATCCTCCGGCACAATGCTCGGCTGTCAGTCACTGAAATCGCAGAAAAAGTGAACCTCTCTCGCTCGGCGGTGACGGCTCGAATTCGTAAGCTCGAAAATGACAAAGTTATCTTGGGTTATCATGCAGAAATCGCCTCTAATGAAGGGGATTCAATCTGCGCCTATTTTGCTCTGAAGTTCGATACTTCCACCTCAACGTACTACTGCGAATCTTACGCAAATGAGTTATATAAAATTGATGGGGTGAAATGGTGTCATGCTATTAGCGGAGAAACCGATATGATGGTCTTTGTCGAGGTTCCCAACATGAACCGACTGAATGAGGTCAGAGACCAAATTCAACGCTTTCCTGAGCTTCGCCATCTCATGACTCATACTGTATTAACCGAGTTTTTTAATACCACTGGGAATAAGTTCGTTAAGTGA
- a CDS encoding LysR family transcriptional regulator — protein sequence MLNHINLNLLRSLHVLLEECHVSRTAQRLNITQSAVSRQLAQLRELCGDPLLIRQGNQLIPTPRAIALKEKLDALLAEFDHLLDDKPFEPKDWQGELVIASSDYVAQYVLPDIASHLSEFAPQLDMAYRLWQPDFLDKLHELGIHIASSMYPSKPEGVSSINIGSDNSVCLMKDSHPLAKCKSISAKQLVSYSHIKVTGGGDKDSSADLALKEMGLERHIAFKVPFFSAAVNRLVTSDNLMVVPEHIALNLAKHWRLVNKPLPFATQTHEYWLMWHPKYDTDPAHRWVREQIRTVMKLSEYSIH from the coding sequence ATGCTAAACCACATCAATTTAAACTTGCTGAGATCCTTGCATGTTTTGCTCGAAGAGTGTCATGTAAGCCGCACTGCGCAGCGACTGAACATCACGCAGTCTGCGGTGAGTCGTCAGCTGGCTCAACTCCGCGAGCTGTGTGGTGATCCACTTCTTATTCGCCAGGGTAATCAGCTGATTCCAACACCAAGAGCGATAGCGCTAAAAGAAAAACTGGATGCGTTACTTGCGGAATTTGACCATCTTTTGGATGACAAGCCATTTGAACCTAAAGACTGGCAGGGAGAACTCGTGATTGCGTCAAGTGATTACGTTGCCCAATATGTTCTACCGGATATAGCGTCGCACCTCAGTGAGTTCGCGCCACAACTTGATATGGCTTATCGGCTTTGGCAGCCAGACTTTCTGGACAAACTGCATGAGCTCGGCATTCACATCGCTTCTTCTATGTACCCCTCCAAACCAGAAGGCGTATCGAGCATCAATATCGGCTCGGATAATTCGGTTTGTCTGATGAAAGATTCTCATCCGCTGGCTAAGTGTAAAAGTATCAGCGCGAAGCAACTCGTCAGCTATTCGCACATTAAGGTGACGGGAGGTGGTGACAAGGACTCCAGTGCTGATCTAGCGTTAAAAGAGATGGGTCTGGAGCGTCATATCGCATTTAAAGTGCCTTTCTTCTCTGCAGCCGTAAACAGACTGGTAACGAGTGACAACCTTATGGTCGTGCCGGAACATATTGCGCTGAACCTTGCCAAGCATTGGCGTTTAGTCAATAAGCCACTGCCTTTTGCAACCCAGACACATGAATATTGGTTGATGTGGCATCCAAAATACGACACCGATCCTGCCCATCGTTGGGTTAGAGAACAAATTCGGACAGTGATGAAGCTATCGGAATACTCTATTCATTAA